ttttaaataaattctgtaaggaaataaaaaatatcctgGAAATTGTAAAACTGCAATTGCGTTATTTTTGGTtggcataaaaaaatgttcttattttattacagaATAAAATACCAATGCAATGTtgggtaatattgtaataatatgtaacatgaATTACAAATTAGTGTAATGTAGATAATTTTTCAGTAATACAAAAgtagtttcatattttatttgaattaatgcaatttacaaattactttttaaaagttatgTCTATGGAGTAACATGTtattaagataagttttgaatgTATGACAAAATCAAGGGTCTAGGATATtcaagaaaaatgaaaaatttatcgaattcatttatgattttgaaagttttaaataatattcaataatattatcaaagatcctagtaataattaatgtttttatcgGGAATAAAAGATTTCGAATTCAAAAATTGGACGTTGAAGTTGATTAAGGAGAGTTAATCAGATGAATCGACTTGGCCAGACAGCAATCTTTTTAGAAACTTTATGCAAAGTATACTCCTGCGTTTGCCTAAAGATGCAAGTCCTAATTTACCGGCAACAGGAGAATAATCTATATTGATGTCTTTGTAAATCACATCAACTTGTAACCTCAgttgaaattattcaaatacagtTATCAAATAGCAGATTTCATGTCATAGTGGAACGCCCAGGATGAAACTCGTGTTCCTccattagaataatatttactgGACGTTGAATTTCCTTTAGAACCAAAGATTCAATTATGTGtgcaatatgaaattataattacaagatagtgtaagtttaaaaaataagttttgatttagttctaaaataaaatgcatttttataaagaaaataaataatacagtttttgagttaaattaagattttaaaaaatttgaattaagtttataaattaaatattttttaacatcaataGTTTTTGCAAGAAAATTATAACCTTCataagcttaaaaatattttattagtaacatattaatattataaacaattgaaAAGCTTTTTTGTGtacacttataaaatataaaacaaattaagcatataaaaataattttaataaaggttctaaaataaaattatagttgggTTAAACAATTTAGAGGTTAGTAAATACCCATAAACCGTAAAATCTGTTTTGCTGTAGGTCGCTTTTTATAATCTTGCATTGTACACATATTAAATAGctcaataatttgtttgtatctTGGATCACTTATCAAACTATCAGGTAATGGTGGTGTTTCGCCTGAATAAAAATTAGCATTGATTAAAGTCAGTACCAAACAAAATATCCAAACTAATtggttttacaaaataaaaaatcaccTAAATGGGCATCCATGTCTTCACTGAATCCAGTGTAATACGATTCATTAATTGCAGTACTTGAGTTTGGGAATGATAAAGTCATCATTTCCCAAAGTACCAAACCATAGCTGAAAATATCAGCTTTGCTTGTGATTATGGCCCCCATACATTCTTCACCCTTCAATACTTCTGGAGCAGACCAACAAGGAGTCCCAATGTATAATGCTTTACAACCTTTGATTTTATGCAATGTTCCATCAAATTTTAATGGCAAACTGACACCAAAATCACAAAGCTTTACAATCTCAAAGTtatctgtaaaaattaaaataacaatctaattaattttaaaaatagaaagttCATAACTAAATACATTGATTAAAGTAAACCTTATCATGATATAaggattaataatttttcagtcaacaattattttataaattaatgatatttatttaattttgttttgagtCCAGTTactagaattttgtattaaggttatcaattttgtttatattttcttaaacttATAGCGTTTTCCATCTGACGGCACTAGTGTACACTGGTCGACACCGTGAATTTTGGCGGTGTGGAAAATTATGTGATACTGTGATTATGGTATCAGTGTTTGTGTTTGTGTGCAATAGTGGAGTCAGATGGAAAACgctattaaataggtaatattatgaaatataaaataataaaatattacatcaaatgtgtcttgatttttattttcaatgacaACTAAAAAGACAGAAGTAAATTAAAAAGTGAATCTACAGTCAGGGCTGGGGAccgctttaaaaaaaataggtaaaaaattttttatatactccCCTAAtgtgtatgattattattattagaatattgataaaaaagaatctgtaaaaatgtttatgatttataatttaaattgaatatattatattttggccagtaaaataataaaattttaattggtcCGTCAGTCTCTTTCTGTTTTACTGTTATTGCAGGACACAACCATTGTTTGCAGCAGATCTGCTGttattgttacttattttaactaaataaatcttctttattttaaaattaaactattggTCTATGATTTAcatcaaattaaattagtacAGTTAAGGCTCTACATATAATGGGtatgggtatgctatgccaccattttgcgactcatttatcaatttatattcatattcacataacaatattagttGCAAAACGGCGGCATAGCATACCTAGTATCCATAGTGCACtagtacagtattttttttttttttatatatatatcccaTACTGGTGCAAATATCTAGTTACTAATAGTTATTACACATAAACAGACTTACTTTTCACTAAAATATTTCCAGATTTTATATCTCCGTGTAATATTAAAGATGAATGTAAATAATCTAATGCTTTTGCAATGTCTACAGCAACTTTTGTGATATATTCTACAGGATATGGTCCAAGATTCTCTTCCTTGCGCGTTTCAATCAAATCGATTAAGCTTTGTTCACATTGTTCCattaatagtacctaaaatttaaagaacattacagaaaacatttaaaacaataggtgATGTTTTAGCTTGTAAGTGCATACTTCTCGGCCATCAGGTCTTTTGACAAATGCCCTGTAGCCAATTATATTAGGATGGTTGAGGGACGATAATACTTTGGCCTCCAGCTGTAGACGATTGCTAAACTGTTTGCGATCTCTACCAGCATAACGACTGATAATTTTTGCTGCCCACGGAGACTGATCTTTTCTTTGCAAATTGAATACACCGACACCTAAGTTATCATATGGGTTAACATTGAAGCACATTAACATTGCTTGAGAAATGACACACCTGTTCCATATCCAATGCGTTCCAAGGCAGGTGTTTCTGGTAATTTTGCTGTGGAACGCAGTACTTTTGGAGTGGAATAATTGCTCATCTTGTTTTATATCTCTATAAACAGAACAGTTTagtagtgaaatattaaaaaaataataatattgtatagcatGGACGCCATAGAGTAATTATTACTCTATGATGGGCGCACGGTTCTTTTTATCCgtgataagtaataaattataatgaatttggtaccttaagataaataaaactttGGTCAAAAGTATCAGTCGTCGAACGAAAGCTGCAAAAACCGTTGTGGCGGAAGTTGTCACCTAGTCAGTAAgttgataaatgtttttgaattattcaatAGTTCATTACTAATTGTCACGTTTGCGTCCTCTTGGTCCTTCACATTGAGTGATCACTGAACAGTGATTACTAATAACATAgatgaataatgataaatgaataaaaggaaaaaaatttaaattattgaaagtaTTATCTTACCTATGTTCTTACTATACttcataaatgtttaattcgtcggttgaataaatgaaaaaacgggatttctgaaaatgaaaaaattcgttatatacACTTAACATGGAGGAAACGACGACCTGTTGTGGATAGAATTCAGTGGGGGGTTGTCCATGTGTTCCATGATACTATCAGTAGACAGAAATTCGGTTGCTCAAATCGGTGTGAAAAAAACGCTACGGCATGTTTGCACCTTTCCCCTATTTGTTCTATGCAcggaccacgattaaagatataatatctttaatcgtggcacggactaagatatacaggactggaaacgattGACTGTGGGGGGGTGTGGAGGTATGGCTCTCAAATGTTTCGGTTTGGTACATAGACctattaaattagttaataggtctatggtttgGTACAATCGTGACTGTAACTGCTACCTGGTGTACTACACAactaccacagaatagatgaaatttcatctattctgtgcaGCTACTATCCAAATgagtttttatttagattactCATTTACTCATGAGTCATGACTCAtgacaataaatttatttagtcatgagATTACTGATCGCTGTTGAAAAATCATTTGTCAAGTATTGTGAAAACAATGaggtttttttaatgacaattgaTGACTTTTTTGGCAACAATCAAAGTATCAGTTTTCCTTGTGTTGAACATAAAAAAGACGTACttacactaaattatttcaaattttataatcatgAGAATGCAACAGTAttcattaataacaaataaaaatgtaattaaacttaatgcaaaaaaaaaagctagCTAAATTAGTAAATccatagtaataaattataattaattatgttctaatatttgtatataatactagctgaacccgtgcacttcgttgcccattaagtgtaccaactatgtttgactcaaactttgttcaatttgttatttaatgttCGGTGtatagtttcaaaattaatcttagcttttccgttgcccggaataaaaattctgattcacagcagtacattatcaggtaggcaatctacctgcggttgatcgcggaccccgtgctgtatgtacgttagtgtatgatttaactctaaagtatctaagtttattgaaaatgtttaatttaatgaataatataagcataacaCCACACTACGTGATCTATCATCTAcgtcatgactaaataaacaggcatgatcaccaaaaaaccaatttttcttATCACTGCGCATTTTCCCCAAAAACAgtataattcttatataatttattgtaatgtgaagaatattttttctatgatatttATAGTGTTTCTTTCAAGTCTGGGgaagtataatttatgtaaaaatatgcgtGCAGTAATCAGCTAGcgatcatgcctgtttatttagtcatcaTCTACTTGTCTACGTAGTGTCTGCGTCTCTACCAcacattataatcattaatcacgcATGATAAAGATTTTCTTTATCATGATATCACGATTCACTATTTATGACAATCTAGTATCtacaactatatttatttaaaaattaaattaaatattttagaatttattcaaataatcaaattacaaaattgaaaatatgtaataaatttaattcttatttaattcGACATGCgttcaatacttaaaaacatCTTTGATCATTCGAACCACGATAACCATTTTCTAATGTTCATGAACAAAACATTTATAGTTaaaaggtaaaataattataatatataatattatttattgattttatattattcattcataattattatttatttcgcaTTTATTGTAGTCGACATGCTACATTATTACCAACTGTTTGCATGGTTGCTGTGCTTGGTGCTTACATTATAAGCTACAAAAGTAAACAAAATTCTATGATACTTGATTTGCTGTAAGACTGTGATGTTTCTTCCACGTATATCTggaaattatagtatataaataaaagtatctgtatgttaattataatttgtcattGTATTCAGTATTGACTTCTATTTACAACTGTTTTTAGGTTTGTAAATGGGAATGATTGTATATCGTCTCTGAAAGTCTGAACTAACAAATAGAAATATGATTGTGAGGAATTTATGGAATTACTGAGGCTATAACAATcactcaataaaatattcattgttgacccaagattataatatataatgtcaaGACTCAAGAGTCAAGACCACATTTAGAAGGTGCCATTTAATGACTAGTTAGTAGTTATGGTTATAGCatgacataatttttataacttgtgtaaatattatttatgaaacgtATTGTTTCTTTATTTCCaatgaaacatatttatttaaattggttttCCATATGTAATCCTGAAAGgatcaatacattttgtatataataataaattgtataagaatCTTAAATCTGTTTGTATGCTACGGCCCATGAGAAAACTGATGAGTCTCTTGTGAGTTGTGAGCTGTAAGTTGTaacatttttcttcttttaaaatACAGCAGAGTGTACCAAAAGTCTTCATCCAATTtcagaaatttatatttatatcaaaaatgaagttataataaaaagtaaaatatatttttaaaatagtcaaGTTTTTCTTACTTTGGTTACAAATGTTCCAAATGACCCCCACCGGTCGAATGTGGGAGATTTAGCTCTAGGCCTACACGACGTGTAGACTTCTGTGGACTCCGAACGAAACTTTGTCGAATACTCGATATTTTCGTCAGAGTTACGAGGTTGAACTGAGTGTTTCTGTCCACACAGACAACCACTTTCTTGGAACGTTTGGTGCCAACATCAAATGCTTTGAGCAGTTGGAGCTTCAGTTCCATAAGTTCTTCAAAAATCACGTTGAACGTTTATTACCGACTCGCATTTATTGAAACGTAGGACGCAAAACGCTTTCTGTTGCGGAGTCGCCATAACGAAACAAACACATGGTTCCTAGTTCACTAACCATAACAGTGCCAAATTTATCAACtagataacttaaaataaacttgGTTATCTAATCTTTCCATTAATACATTGGTCATTAACCTGCGATTTACCGTTGCCAAACTATATCAGTTCGTAAACGAGTGAAGACTTTTGAAACACCGTGTATTTAAACTCTtagaataacttaaaaaatttaataataatctatgcaAATATATTCTGTAAAGAGATGTTTGTATCctcaaagtaaataatttaaatgtgttcTAATTACAATAAGTTTTAGGTAAATATTGAAGATGATAAATCATTCTGCCAGGAAAAAAAGATGCCTGGTGTACAACGCTTGAATGTTTTGTTCAAATCAAGTTCCAGGTAAATTAAACATTCTTAAACTATCTGTacttattgaaattgaaattatgtttttcagACCCATTACGAAgttcatttaaaattagtaCTTCGAATAccttacaatttaatttaatttgtcttccacaactattgagaaaattaaattggctgggaaaaaatcaaaaactcaaTACTATGTAAAGGAGACTACACAAAACTAacgaaaataaacaatt
This portion of the Acyrthosiphon pisum isolate AL4f chromosome A1, pea_aphid_22Mar2018_4r6ur, whole genome shotgun sequence genome encodes:
- the LOC100167099 gene encoding lymphokine-activated killer T-cell-originated protein kinase, with the protein product MSNYSTPKVLRSTAKLPETPALERIGYGTGVGVFNLQRKDQSPWAAKIISRYAGRDRKQFSNRLQLEAKVLSSLNHPNIIGYRAFVKRPDGREVLLMEQCEQSLIDLIETRKEENLGPYPVEYITKVAVDIAKALDYLHSSLILHGDIKSGNILVKNNFEIVKLCDFGVSLPLKFDGTLHKIKGCKALYIGTPCWSAPEVLKGEECMGAIITSKADIFSYGLVLWEMMTLSFPNSSTAINESYYTGFSEDMDAHLGETPPLPDSLISDPRYKQIIELFNMCTMQDYKKRPTAKQILRFMGIY